From a single Cyclobacterium marinum DSM 745 genomic region:
- a CDS encoding sulfite exporter TauE/SafE family protein, whose translation MIWTAFIWGMLGSFHCVGMCGPIALALAGKDRSKYLFNKLLYNSGRAVTYSVLGGLVGLLGFSLSLAGVQQWVSIILGLTIIGLAFFYKESEKWITGSAFSKSLIKLKSQLGKSIRRGGSKAFFLSGLLNGFLPCGMVYMALVASLALQSPVYGMAYMFVFGLGTFPVMILLMFSKDIFSLSFRMKMNKAMPYFVMFMGVLFVLRGMGWGIPYLSPKLGLPAAHATELLDSDITHCE comes from the coding sequence ATGATTTGGACAGCCTTTATATGGGGGATGCTAGGCTCGTTTCATTGCGTGGGTATGTGTGGGCCAATAGCTTTGGCCTTAGCAGGTAAAGATAGGAGTAAGTATTTGTTCAATAAATTACTTTATAACTCGGGAAGGGCTGTTACTTATTCCGTTTTAGGTGGACTGGTAGGTTTGCTGGGGTTTTCTCTATCGCTGGCAGGAGTACAGCAATGGGTTTCCATAATTTTGGGTTTGACCATTATTGGCTTGGCGTTTTTTTACAAAGAGTCAGAAAAATGGATAACCGGATCTGCATTTTCAAAATCATTGATAAAGCTTAAATCTCAATTGGGTAAATCAATTAGAAGAGGTGGCAGTAAAGCATTTTTTCTAAGCGGATTATTGAATGGCTTCCTTCCTTGCGGGATGGTGTATATGGCTTTGGTGGCTTCTTTGGCCTTACAAAGCCCGGTTTATGGAATGGCTTATATGTTCGTTTTTGGATTGGGGACTTTTCCTGTGATGATTTTGCTAATGTTTTCAAAAGATATTTTCTCCTTGAGTTTCAGAATGAAAATGAATAAAGCAATGCCATATTTTGTTATGTTTATGGGTGTTCTATTCGTTTTAAGAGGTATGGGTTGGGGGATACCTTACCTGAGTCCTAAGCTTGGACTACCAGCAGCCCATGCTACAGAACTCCTAGACAGTGATATTACTCATTGTGAGTAA
- a CDS encoding FixH family protein, translating into MNWGNGILLLLLVFIGLMVTLVTICVRQDDIHLVTENYYAEEIKYQEHIDRVNNTQAIEGKVLQYDSVSKTLQFKLPIGAKGELHLFRPSDARMDKKIQVEIKDADFSILKLDDLEPGYWKVKMTWEAGGVAFFEEKKIDI; encoded by the coding sequence ATGAATTGGGGAAATGGAATTTTGTTATTATTACTTGTTTTTATAGGCTTGATGGTCACTTTGGTAACCATTTGTGTGAGGCAAGATGATATTCATTTGGTTACTGAGAATTATTATGCGGAAGAGATAAAATACCAGGAACATATAGATAGGGTGAATAATACCCAAGCTATTGAAGGGAAGGTTTTGCAATATGATTCGGTAAGTAAAACACTACAATTCAAATTGCCTATCGGAGCCAAAGGAGAGTTGCACTTATTTAGACCTTCTGATGCGAGAATGGATAAAAAAATACAGGTTGAAATTAAGGATGCCGATTTCAGTATTTTAAAACTGGACGATTTAGAGCCGGGCTATTGGAAGGTGAAGATGACCTGGGAAGCAGGAGGGGTAGCCTTTTTTGAAGAGAAGAAAATAGATATATAA